One Thermus sp. CCB_US3_UF1 DNA window includes the following coding sequences:
- a CDS encoding sodium-dependent bicarbonate transport family permease: MDALELLRLNLLSPMVLAFALGAVARLVKSDLAFPEAMYTALSVYLLFAIGFKGGVELSKTPLAVLLLPALATLFLGLFRPLVAYGLSRRFLRVGRADAGALAAHYGSVSAVTFLAALTFAQGVGHRPEGFLPTLVALLEVPGIVLALLLAKRGGGSLGEALQEVLTGKSVVLLLGGLCVGALSGEAGMERVKPFFVDPFYGALTLFLMDLGMVAASRFAALRQVGFRLVLFGTLLPLFHGALGVYLGHLVGLSVGGATVLGAMAASSSYIAAPAAVRIALPEANPSLYLAASLAVTFPFNLVLGIPLYHALAVWMGGR, from the coding sequence ATGGACGCCCTGGAGCTCCTGAGGCTCAACCTCCTCTCCCCCATGGTCCTGGCCTTCGCCCTGGGGGCCGTGGCCCGGCTGGTCAAGAGCGACCTCGCTTTCCCTGAGGCCATGTACACCGCCCTCTCCGTCTACCTTCTCTTCGCCATTGGCTTCAAAGGGGGGGTGGAGCTCTCCAAGACCCCTTTGGCCGTCCTCCTCCTTCCCGCCTTGGCCACCTTGTTCCTGGGCCTCTTCCGCCCCCTGGTAGCCTACGGGCTTTCCCGGCGCTTCCTACGGGTGGGGCGGGCGGACGCCGGGGCCCTGGCCGCCCATTACGGCTCGGTTTCCGCGGTCACCTTCCTGGCCGCCCTTACCTTCGCCCAAGGGGTGGGCCACCGCCCCGAGGGCTTCCTGCCCACCCTGGTGGCCCTCCTAGAGGTTCCGGGCATCGTTCTGGCCCTTCTTTTGGCCAAGCGGGGGGGCGGGAGCCTGGGGGAGGCCCTCCAGGAGGTGCTCACCGGCAAGAGCGTGGTCCTCCTCCTGGGGGGGCTATGCGTCGGGGCCCTTTCCGGGGAGGCGGGGATGGAGCGGGTCAAGCCCTTTTTCGTGGACCCCTTCTACGGGGCTCTCACCCTCTTCCTCATGGACCTCGGCATGGTGGCTGCCTCCCGCTTCGCCGCCTTGAGGCAGGTGGGCTTCCGCCTGGTCCTCTTCGGCACCCTCCTGCCCCTCTTCCATGGGGCCCTGGGGGTTTACCTGGGCCACCTGGTGGGGCTTTCCGTGGGGGGGGCCACGGTGCTTGGGGCCATGGCGGCCAGCAGCAGCTACATCGCGGCCCCGGCGGCGGTGCGCATCGCCCTGCCCGAGGCCAACCCCAGTTTGTACCTGGCGGCCAGCCTGGCCGTGACCTTTCCCTTTAACCTGGTCTTGGGCATTCCCCTGTACCATGCCCTGGCGGTCTGGATGGGAGGCCGGTGA
- a CDS encoding NAD-dependent malic enzyme: MPVSRYYDVKRDERGERYLEPYVTGFLLLRLPLLNKGTAFTEEERRALGLEGLLPPHVNTLEEQKERVYRRYRLIGTPLEKHIYLRHLQDRNEVLFYALLVDHLEEMLPILYTPTVGEAVREFSHIYRYPRGFTASTENIQRVEEALANVPLEEVRLIVATDSSAILGIGDQGYGGMAISIGKLTLYTAVGGVGPDKTLPVELDVGTDREDLLKDPLYLGVRHRRLRGEAYYRFLDRFVEAVRKRYPKALIQWEDFAKEAAFHVLERYRKVVPSFNDDIQGTGAVALAGVLSACRLKGERLSGQVVVVYGAGAGGIGVAWALVEGMRREGLSEAEAKARVLVLDSKGLLVEGRSMEAYKRPYAQAQERLAGWRFAGPYPNLLETIQNSRATVLLGLSGQGGSFTEPLVRAMLENTQRPVIFPLSNPTSASEALPDDLVYWTEGRALVAAGSPFPPVGYMGRTIPVGQGNNAFIFPGLGLGAVLARAREVTDGMVLEAAYALYDYTRTHFPELLYPPVGRLREVSPYVAARVMRKALEEGVAEEERVQGLSLEGLLAFVQGRFWEPRYLPYRPAPVI; encoded by the coding sequence ATGCCGGTCAGCCGCTACTACGACGTCAAGCGGGACGAGCGGGGCGAGCGTTACCTGGAGCCCTACGTGACGGGCTTCCTCCTCCTCAGGCTTCCCCTCCTCAACAAGGGCACGGCCTTCACCGAGGAGGAAAGGCGGGCCCTGGGCCTGGAGGGCCTTCTTCCTCCCCACGTGAACACCCTGGAGGAGCAGAAGGAGCGGGTCTACCGCCGCTACCGCCTCATCGGCACCCCCTTGGAGAAGCACATCTACCTGCGCCACCTCCAAGACCGCAACGAGGTCCTCTTCTACGCCCTCCTGGTGGACCACCTGGAGGAGATGCTCCCCATCCTCTACACCCCCACGGTGGGGGAGGCGGTGCGGGAGTTCTCCCACATCTACCGCTACCCCCGGGGCTTTACCGCCAGCACCGAGAACATCCAGCGGGTGGAAGAGGCCCTGGCCAACGTCCCCCTGGAGGAGGTCCGCCTCATCGTGGCCACCGACTCCTCGGCCATCCTGGGCATCGGGGACCAGGGGTACGGGGGGATGGCCATCAGCATCGGCAAGCTCACCCTCTACACCGCCGTGGGAGGGGTAGGGCCCGACAAGACCCTGCCCGTGGAGCTGGATGTGGGCACGGACCGGGAGGACCTCCTCAAGGACCCCCTCTACCTGGGGGTGCGGCACCGGCGGCTTAGGGGGGAGGCCTACTACCGTTTCCTGGACCGCTTCGTGGAGGCGGTGCGCAAGCGCTACCCCAAGGCCCTCATCCAATGGGAGGACTTCGCCAAGGAGGCCGCCTTCCACGTGCTGGAGCGCTACCGCAAGGTGGTGCCCTCCTTCAACGACGACATCCAGGGCACGGGGGCGGTGGCCCTGGCGGGGGTGCTCTCCGCCTGCCGCCTGAAGGGGGAGAGGCTTTCCGGCCAGGTGGTGGTGGTTTACGGCGCGGGGGCCGGGGGGATCGGGGTGGCCTGGGCCCTGGTGGAGGGGATGAGGCGGGAAGGGCTTTCCGAGGCCGAGGCCAAGGCCCGGGTGCTGGTCTTGGACTCCAAGGGCCTCCTGGTGGAGGGCCGCAGCATGGAGGCTTACAAGAGGCCCTACGCCCAGGCCCAGGAGCGGCTTGCGGGCTGGCGGTTCGCCGGACCTTACCCAAATCTATTGGAAACCATACAGAATAGCCGGGCCACCGTTCTCCTGGGCCTTTCCGGCCAGGGGGGAAGCTTCACCGAGCCCCTGGTGCGGGCCATGCTGGAAAACACCCAGCGCCCCGTCATCTTCCCCCTTTCCAACCCCACCTCGGCCTCCGAGGCCCTGCCCGACGACCTCGTCTACTGGACGGAGGGAAGGGCCCTGGTGGCCGCGGGAAGCCCTTTTCCCCCGGTGGGCTACATGGGCCGGACCATCCCCGTGGGCCAGGGGAACAACGCCTTCATCTTCCCCGGGCTGGGCCTGGGGGCGGTCCTGGCCCGGGCCCGGGAGGTGACGGACGGGATGGTCCTGGAGGCGGCCTACGCCCTTTACGACTACACCCGCACCCACTTCCCCGAGCTCCTCTACCCCCCTGTGGGGAGGCTGCGCGAGGTCTCCCCTTATGTGGCCGCCCGGGTGATGCGCAAGGCCCTGGAAGAGGGGGTGGCTGAGGAAGAGAGGGTGCAGGGCCTTTCCCTGGAAGGACTCCTGGCCTTTGTCCAGGGCCGTTTCTGGGAGCCCAGGTACCTCCCCTACCGCCCGGCCCCGGTAATCTAG
- a CDS encoding VTT domain-containing protein, giving the protein MLAYLLPALVLFLEVGFPLGFLVPGGDTLLLFLGALAGEGKLSLFPLLPLLFLGSALGHLLGYALGRALGGRLKPRLPQDLWQRGERVLLRFGPSALLLAPFVPGLRTALPLLLGALGFPFLPYLLLSALGSLLWTQGLVLLAYVLGQKVPAWLLWPALLLLALLPLLRKRP; this is encoded by the coding sequence ATGCTGGCCTACCTCCTCCCCGCCCTGGTCCTCTTCCTGGAGGTGGGCTTCCCCCTGGGCTTCCTGGTGCCCGGGGGGGATACCCTCCTCCTCTTCCTGGGGGCCCTGGCGGGAGAGGGGAAGCTATCCCTTTTCCCCCTTCTGCCCCTCCTCTTCCTGGGAAGCGCCCTGGGCCACCTTCTGGGCTACGCCCTGGGACGGGCTCTGGGGGGTAGGCTCAAGCCCCGCCTGCCCCAGGACCTCTGGCAACGGGGGGAGCGGGTCCTCCTCCGCTTTGGCCCCTCGGCCCTCCTCCTTGCCCCCTTCGTGCCGGGCCTGCGCACCGCCCTGCCCCTCCTCCTGGGGGCCTTGGGGTTCCCCTTCCTCCCCTACCTCCTCCTGAGCGCCCTGGGCAGCCTCCTTTGGACCCAGGGCCTGGTGCTTTTGGCCTACGTCCTGGGGCAAAAGGTACCGGCCTGGCTCCTATGGCCCGCCCTTCTCCTCCTGGCCCTCCTCCCCCTGCTGCGGAAGCGGCCTTGA
- a CDS encoding ATP-binding protein, with translation MERIGVVLGSREATPLGFWVGVAEEGLLRLDDLVVAEGFHPRLGRVRYFGMVDHVAKVHEGQSYDTDVFLAVEGRIPVSLAYVAHVSVTRILPEEYLPPDPGSPVYLAQGADLELALYYEAMRNQRGSTKLPAGFLKNGEVAYLNLEFLNGAKGGHVNISGISGVAAKTSYATFLLKSLLESGVLAEAHQAKVLLFNVKGEDLFFLDKPNARLTEEAKEEYQRLGLSPTPFASVAFLAPPKKEGYLPDLDTRLEGVRAYHWDLVQFAQRGLLPFLFADKGLMSNLGFLLVHVTEKLRRLAKDQQGPHLLVEDWPGEDLPEGMTFDALGKVRLKSFPELVSYLEYKLLGPETGEGEGDRTWTARQARPTLEAFLRRLRASVENVAHLIRGDRPGNPPDPLSGPQVHVVDLAKLSPQGQMFVVGSLLRQIFERKERGEYRGPVFIVLDELNKYAPREEESPIKDVLLDIAERGRSLGVILIGAQQTASEVERRVVANAAIRVVGRLDAAEAERPEYRHLLPSFRQRALILPQGSVILSQPEIPVPLLVRFPFPAWATKREEVLEDNSAETLRRELL, from the coding sequence GTGGAGCGGATCGGTGTGGTCTTGGGTAGCCGCGAGGCCACCCCCCTGGGGTTCTGGGTGGGGGTGGCCGAGGAGGGGCTTTTGCGCCTGGACGATCTGGTGGTGGCCGAGGGCTTCCACCCCAGGCTGGGCCGGGTGCGCTACTTCGGCATGGTGGACCACGTGGCCAAGGTCCACGAGGGGCAAAGCTACGATACCGACGTCTTCCTGGCGGTGGAGGGCCGCATCCCCGTGAGCCTGGCCTATGTGGCCCACGTGAGCGTGACCCGCATCCTCCCCGAGGAGTACCTCCCCCCCGACCCTGGTTCCCCCGTCTACCTGGCCCAAGGGGCCGACCTGGAGCTTGCCCTCTACTACGAGGCCATGCGGAACCAGCGGGGGAGCACCAAGCTCCCCGCCGGCTTCCTCAAGAACGGGGAGGTGGCCTACCTCAACCTGGAGTTCCTCAACGGGGCCAAGGGGGGGCATGTGAACATCTCCGGCATCAGCGGGGTGGCGGCCAAGACCAGCTACGCCACCTTTCTCCTCAAGAGCCTCCTGGAAAGCGGGGTGCTGGCCGAGGCCCACCAGGCCAAGGTGCTCCTCTTCAACGTCAAGGGGGAGGACCTCTTCTTCCTGGACAAGCCCAACGCCCGCCTCACAGAGGAGGCCAAGGAGGAGTACCAGCGGCTTGGGCTTTCCCCCACCCCCTTCGCCAGCGTGGCCTTCCTGGCCCCGCCCAAGAAGGAGGGGTACCTGCCCGACCTGGATACCCGGCTGGAAGGGGTGCGGGCCTACCACTGGGACCTGGTGCAGTTCGCCCAGCGGGGCCTCCTCCCCTTCCTCTTTGCCGACAAGGGGCTCATGAGCAACCTGGGCTTCCTCCTGGTCCACGTGACGGAGAAGCTGAGGCGGCTTGCCAAGGACCAGCAGGGCCCCCATCTCCTGGTGGAGGACTGGCCGGGGGAGGACCTGCCCGAAGGGATGACCTTTGACGCCCTGGGGAAGGTGCGCCTGAAGAGCTTCCCCGAGCTGGTGAGCTACCTGGAGTACAAGCTCTTGGGCCCGGAAACCGGGGAGGGGGAGGGGGACAGGACCTGGACCGCCCGGCAGGCCCGCCCCACCCTCGAGGCCTTCCTCCGCCGCCTGCGGGCCAGCGTGGAGAACGTGGCCCACCTCATCCGCGGGGACCGGCCCGGCAACCCCCCAGACCCCCTCTCGGGGCCCCAGGTGCACGTGGTGGACCTGGCCAAGCTCTCCCCCCAGGGGCAGATGTTCGTGGTGGGGAGCCTGCTGCGCCAGATCTTTGAGCGGAAGGAGCGGGGGGAGTACAGGGGGCCGGTCTTCATCGTCTTGGACGAGCTCAACAAGTATGCGCCCCGGGAGGAGGAAAGCCCCATCAAGGACGTGCTCCTAGACATCGCGGAACGGGGCCGCTCCCTGGGGGTGATCCTTATCGGGGCCCAGCAGACCGCAAGCGAGGTGGAGCGCCGGGTGGTGGCCAACGCCGCCATCCGGGTGGTGGGCCGGCTGGATGCCGCCGAGGCCGAGCGCCCCGAGTACCGCCACCTCCTCCCCTCCTTCCGCCAGCGGGCCCTGATCCTGCCCCAGGGCTCGGTGATCCTCTCCCAGCCGGAGATCCCCGTGCCCCTTTTGGTGCGCTTTCCCTTCCCCGCCTGGGCCACCAAGCGGGAGGAGGTCTTGGAGGACAACTCGGCGGAAACCCTCAGGCGCGAACTCCTTTAG
- a CDS encoding metal-sulfur cluster assembly factor, with protein sequence MGFPGYTGAMDAPVQVPTKEQVLEALKVVYDPEIPVNIVDLGLVYDVQVHENGVVDVTMTLTAIGCPAQDVVKADAEMAVMRLPGVQGVNVEFVWTPPWTPAKMTEEGKRMMRMFGFNV encoded by the coding sequence ATGGGCTTTCCCGGGTATACTGGGGCCATGGACGCGCCGGTGCAGGTGCCCACCAAGGAGCAGGTCCTCGAGGCCCTGAAGGTGGTCTACGACCCGGAGATCCCGGTGAACATCGTGGACCTGGGCCTGGTCTACGACGTGCAGGTACACGAAAACGGCGTGGTGGATGTGACCATGACCCTCACCGCCATCGGCTGCCCGGCCCAGGACGTGGTCAAGGCCGATGCCGAGATGGCCGTCATGCGCCTGCCCGGGGTGCAGGGGGTGAACGTGGAGTTCGTCTGGACCCCCCCTTGGACCCCCGCCAAGATGACCGAGGAGGGCAAGCGCATGATGCGCATGTTCGGCTTCAACGTGTGA
- a CDS encoding DNA double-strand break repair nuclease NurA has translation MAWRLYTLGLPPLEPREGFPQGAEPEGFFPLEAPWQARAAPPVPWPEPLYFLDGRERAEALVAQGRRLALLGCVAAGAVVFSGGRMRLLSPVVRRVGVGLEEALRVGELLYEPAPPAGEGLEGLQEGLGQARAALEEEVARGLAEGLLVVDGPVRFTRPGPVLGYIKTHWARYLPQAEEALLPALGPGERTPAFRVRRRGLELASWYLRLPLPPEGVRPPQAGLLRVETPLSGDFRALADLSLALFPALASHPVKDPRAPQNLLPVGGLERELSRRMGSPEVVGRILARHLGGG, from the coding sequence ATGGCCTGGCGGCTTTACACCCTGGGGCTTCCCCCCCTCGAGCCCAGGGAAGGCTTCCCGCAAGGGGCGGAGCCCGAGGGGTTTTTCCCCCTCGAGGCCCCCTGGCAGGCCAGGGCCGCCCCGCCTGTACCCTGGCCGGAGCCCCTTTACTTCCTGGATGGCCGGGAGCGGGCCGAGGCCCTGGTGGCCCAAGGGAGGCGGCTCGCCCTCCTGGGGTGTGTGGCCGCGGGGGCGGTGGTCTTCTCGGGGGGCAGGATGCGGCTTCTCTCCCCGGTGGTCCGCCGGGTGGGGGTGGGGCTCGAGGAGGCCTTAAGGGTGGGGGAACTCCTTTACGAGCCGGCTCCCCCAGCGGGGGAGGGCCTTGAAGGCCTGCAGGAGGGGCTTGGGCAGGCCCGGGCCGCCCTGGAGGAGGAGGTGGCCCGGGGCTTGGCGGAGGGGCTTTTGGTGGTGGATGGCCCCGTGCGCTTTACCCGGCCAGGGCCGGTCCTGGGGTACATCAAAACCCACTGGGCCCGCTACCTGCCCCAGGCGGAGGAGGCCCTCCTCCCCGCCCTGGGCCCTGGGGAACGCACCCCTGCTTTCCGGGTGCGCCGGCGGGGGTTGGAGCTGGCCAGCTGGTACCTGCGCCTTCCCCTGCCCCCCGAGGGGGTGCGCCCCCCCCAGGCGGGGCTTCTCCGGGTGGAAACCCCCTTGTCCGGGGATTTCCGGGCCTTGGCCGACCTCTCCTTGGCCCTGTTCCCGGCCCTGGCCTCCCATCCGGTCAAGGACCCCCGGGCCCCCCAGAACCTCCTGCCCGTGGGGGGGTTGGAGCGGGAGCTCTCGCGCCGCATGGGAAGCCCGGAAGTGGTGGGCCGTATCCTGGCGCGGCATCTGGGAGGTGGGTAG
- the gcvT gene encoding glycine cleavage system aminomethyltransferase GcvT, with the protein MKRTPLYEAHLRHGGRMVAFAGYALPLQYTSIVEEHLAVRRGAGVFDVSHMGEFLVRGEEALAFLQWATANDASKLRVGRAQYSMLLNAQGGVVDDIYLYRLEEAAYLLVVNAANIAKDWAHLQGLAQGFRVELEDLSEGTALLALQGPKAAEILQGLTEADLSKKRKNDVFAAQVAGRPARLARTGYTGEDGFELFLAPEDAEAVFEALLAAGAVPAGLGARDTLRLEAGFPLYGHELTEATNPLCTPWAWVVKREKAFFGKEAALAQACQEEVVGLVLEVGLPREGYPVLSGGRPVGRVTSGGYSPLLGKGIALAWVERGAQGPFFVEVRGKPVGASLSPLPFVPLK; encoded by the coding sequence ATGAAGCGGACCCCTCTTTACGAGGCCCACCTGCGCCACGGAGGGCGCATGGTGGCCTTTGCCGGCTACGCCCTGCCCCTGCAGTACACCTCCATCGTGGAGGAGCACCTGGCCGTGCGCCGGGGGGCGGGGGTGTTTGACGTGAGCCACATGGGGGAGTTCCTGGTGCGGGGGGAGGAGGCCCTGGCCTTTTTGCAATGGGCCACGGCCAACGATGCCTCCAAGCTCAGGGTGGGGCGGGCCCAGTACTCCATGCTCCTCAACGCCCAGGGCGGGGTGGTGGACGACATCTACCTCTACCGCCTCGAGGAGGCGGCCTACCTCCTGGTGGTGAACGCCGCCAACATCGCCAAGGACTGGGCCCACCTCCAGGGGCTGGCCCAGGGGTTCCGGGTGGAGCTTGAGGACCTTTCCGAGGGGACGGCCCTCCTGGCCCTGCAGGGCCCCAAGGCGGCGGAGATCCTCCAGGGCCTTACGGAGGCGGACCTCTCAAAGAAGCGCAAAAACGACGTCTTCGCCGCCCAGGTGGCGGGCCGGCCCGCCCGGCTTGCCCGCACTGGGTACACGGGGGAGGATGGGTTTGAGCTTTTCCTGGCCCCGGAGGACGCGGAGGCGGTCTTTGAGGCCCTGCTGGCGGCGGGGGCGGTCCCGGCGGGATTGGGGGCCCGGGATACCCTCCGCCTCGAGGCCGGCTTTCCCCTCTACGGCCACGAGCTCACCGAGGCCACCAACCCCCTCTGCACCCCCTGGGCCTGGGTGGTGAAAAGGGAGAAGGCCTTTTTCGGCAAGGAGGCGGCCTTGGCCCAGGCCTGCCAGGAGGAGGTGGTGGGCCTGGTCCTGGAGGTGGGCCTGCCCCGGGAGGGATACCCTGTGCTTTCGGGAGGCCGCCCCGTGGGCCGGGTGACCAGCGGCGGCTACTCCCCCCTCTTGGGAAAGGGCATCGCCCTGGCCTGGGTGGAGCGGGGGGCCCAGGGGCCCTTCTTCGTGGAGGTGCGGGGGAAACCGGTGGGGGCTTCCCTTAGCCCCTTGCCCTTTGTGCCGCTAAAATAG
- a CDS encoding membrane protein: protein MEAGVLSVILILVALEVILSADNALILGVIVQKLPPSLRRRALFYGILGAYVLRGLALLFAALVIKLWWVQVLGAAYLLYIALRHFLKPEEAHAPPPLEVSAAQFWKVVAQVELMDLAFAVDSVLVAVALSDKLWVIYTGVFLGILALRMLASLVVSLLDRYPRFKHLAYVVVGLAGVKLLLGGWDKLAKETLHRPELALGLDKEAFSLLILAVLLLGSLWALRKPAPQPS, encoded by the coding sequence ATGGAAGCCGGCGTACTCTCGGTGATCCTCATCCTGGTGGCCCTGGAGGTCATCCTGTCCGCGGACAACGCCCTCATCCTGGGGGTGATCGTCCAGAAGCTCCCCCCCTCCCTACGGCGCAGGGCCCTCTTCTACGGCATCCTGGGGGCCTACGTGCTCCGGGGCCTGGCCCTCCTCTTCGCCGCCTTGGTGATCAAGCTCTGGTGGGTCCAGGTCCTAGGGGCAGCCTACCTGCTCTACATCGCCCTACGGCACTTCCTCAAGCCCGAGGAGGCCCACGCCCCACCCCCCTTGGAGGTCAGCGCCGCCCAGTTCTGGAAGGTGGTGGCCCAGGTGGAGCTCATGGACCTGGCCTTCGCCGTGGACTCGGTCCTGGTGGCCGTGGCCCTTTCCGATAAGCTCTGGGTGATCTACACCGGGGTCTTCCTGGGCATCCTGGCCCTGAGGATGCTGGCCAGCCTGGTGGTGAGCCTCCTGGATCGCTACCCCCGGTTCAAGCACCTGGCCTACGTGGTGGTGGGCCTGGCAGGGGTGAAGCTCCTCCTGGGCGGCTGGGACAAGCTGGCCAAGGAAACCCTGCACCGGCCCGAGCTGGCCCTGGGCCTGGACAAGGAGGCCTTTAGCCTCCTCATCCTGGCCGTCCTCCTCCTGGGAAGCCTCTGGGCCCTGAGAAAGCCCGCGCCCCAGCCTTCCTGA
- the purE gene encoding 5-(carboxyamino)imidazole ribonucleotide mutase, whose protein sequence is MRPLVGVIMGSKSDWATLRHAAETLEALGVPYEVRVVSAHRTPDLMAEYAKSAQARGLMVIIAGAGGAAHLPGMTAAHTPLPVLGVPVESQALKGLDSLLSIVQMPAGIPVGTLAIGKAGAVNAALLAASIVGLSHPEVMERLQAYRKAQTEAVLRHPDPREEA, encoded by the coding sequence ATGCGGCCTTTGGTGGGCGTAATCATGGGCTCCAAGTCCGACTGGGCCACCCTCCGCCATGCGGCGGAGACCCTCGAGGCCCTGGGCGTCCCCTACGAGGTGCGGGTGGTTTCCGCCCACCGCACCCCGGACCTGATGGCCGAGTACGCCAAAAGCGCCCAGGCGCGGGGGCTTATGGTCATCATCGCCGGGGCCGGGGGGGCGGCCCACCTCCCGGGGATGACCGCGGCCCACACCCCCTTGCCCGTCCTGGGGGTGCCCGTGGAAAGCCAGGCCCTGAAGGGCCTGGACTCCCTTCTCTCCATCGTGCAGATGCCCGCGGGCATCCCCGTGGGCACCCTGGCCATCGGCAAGGCGGGGGCGGTGAACGCCGCCCTCCTGGCAGCCAGCATCGTGGGCCTCTCCCACCCAGAGGTGATGGAGCGCCTCCAGGCCTACCGCAAGGCCCAGACGGAGGCCGTGCTCCGCCACCCCGACCCCCGGGAGGAAGCGTGA